TTGCGTTTGTGTTTGTGGTCTTTGCGCGTGCGTGGTTCTTCCATCACGTGGCGATTCAGAGCGCTGCTGCGAATGCTCATATCCTGAACTTCTTGGGTGTGGTCTTGAATACATAGATCTTCCATCGCGCGGTGATTCACGATGTTGCCCAGAATATTTATACCCGGGTCTTCGCTCAGGCGCTCCTTGCTGCCGATGCTGCCTAAATGGCGTATTGCCTGTTCTTGCTCCATGATCTGGTCTTGCATTCTGATATGAGGATCTTTCTTGACGGAATGGTCTTTCTGTTTCACGAGGTCTTTCATACCTTTCTTCTCGTTGCTTTGGCACATACGCTCGTGGTTTTATTTTTCTTGGCTTTGAGACGAGCGTTGCAACATCTTTGTCGAGCTTTTCTCTCAGCGCAAATCCTTTATACTGGTCGCCGTGAAATCTATCCAGCCGCGCCGCGATGCTGAGTATTCCCGCAAGCTTTCTCGAGACTTTTCCATGGTACTCTCCTTTTGCTCCCGCAAGCAACGGATGCTTGACAATAATTCCATGGCGTGGACAATTTCCTTGCTTTTTGAGATGCAAGAAAAGCGCATTTTCCGCGCCGAGCAACTGGATTGTGGAAGCAGGCATTTTTCCCAGCTTTTCTAAGGAACCTGCGTGAAGTAAGAGTTCTGCCGCAAGCACTGGACCCGCAACCGCAAGCAGGTTTGGTGCAATGTCATGCAACGCTTTTTCAATATATTCTTCGAGCTGTTTTTTGAAATTGTAGAGAAGTTTAATTTGCTTGCCAAATTCTTCCATTGGTTCAATGTCAATTGTTGCAATATCCGCGCCCATTGTTGTAGCGATATTAAACTCATCAAGAATTTCCTGTTTACTTTTTGTGGTGATTATTTCAATGAACGCTTCATGATTCGCAACCTTTTCATTGACTTCTGGACAGTACAACGCAAACCATTCCCGACAGCGCTTGACGAGCGGATTTACTGCCTTTTCTATATCTTCCATAGACGCAACTGCCTGCATGATGAAATGCTCCTTTCGCACCGCATCTTTGCACGCCTGCTTCGCAACTGCGATGTTGATTTCCCAGAATTTTTTCAAGAATTCTTTTTCTTGTGGGAATGTGAACGTGGTTTCTTTTTTTGCTTCTGGATGTTTTTTAAGAAGTTCTGCTTCACAATGCTGCGCATGGTGCTTGTTCTTATATTCCAAATCCCTAAATAGAATTTTATCAATAATCTTATTCTCCTGAATGATAAATATGCCAATGAAATTCGTGACGAGGATTTGAGCCATATTATGAAATAATCTCTAGTTGTATATATAGTTTCTTTCGAAAAGTATATAAGCAACTTGGAGGGGTAACGTATTGTGGGGATTTATGCTTGCATTATACATTCCTTGCAAAGACAAACAGCAGGCAATGGATATCGCTGCGCATCTTCTGAAGAAAAAACTTATCGCGTGCGCAAACATTATTCCCTCGACAAGCATGTACTTCTGGGAAGGGAAACTCGAGACCAATGAAGAACATATTATTCTCGCAAAAACTGTGGAGAAGAGATACAACGCAATTGAGAAAGCAGTTGTTGCGCTTCATTCTTACGAATGCCCTTGCATTACTGCATGGAAGATAGATAAAGCAAACCGCAGTTACGAACGCTGGGTTAAAAAGATGGTGAAATAATGCTTATTCATCAGCTTCTCAAAGAACAGGATTTTAAAGACAAATGCTTGTATTGTGGTAAGGATTTTGTTGACCAAAATCTACCCCTACTTTCCAGACATGGCAATAAAGAATATATTACCCTCTCGTG
The Candidatus Woesearchaeota archaeon DNA segment above includes these coding regions:
- a CDS encoding NOP58 family protein; the encoded protein is MAQILVTNFIGIFIIQENKIIDKILFRDLEYKNKHHAQHCEAELLKKHPEAKKETTFTFPQEKEFLKKFWEINIAVAKQACKDAVRKEHFIMQAVASMEDIEKAVNPLVKRCREWFALYCPEVNEKVANHEAFIEIITTKSKQEILDEFNIATTMGADIATIDIEPMEEFGKQIKLLYNFKKQLEEYIEKALHDIAPNLLAVAGPVLAAELLLHAGSLEKLGKMPASTIQLLGAENALFLHLKKQGNCPRHGIIVKHPLLAGAKGEYHGKVSRKLAGILSIAARLDRFHGDQYKGFALREKLDKDVATLVSKPRKIKPRAYVPKQREERYERPRETERPFRQERSSYQNARPDHGARTGNTPFRQHRQQGAPERRPGYKYSGQHRESPRDGRSMYSRPHPRSSGYEHSQQRSESPRDGRTTHAQRPQTQTQSTMNYKTKDQQKNKQKYQPYHNDTNKKRKTFKPFRK
- a CDS encoding divalent-cation tolerance protein CutA — translated: MLALYIPCKDKQQAMDIAAHLLKKKLIACANIIPSTSMYFWEGKLETNEEHIILAKTVEKRYNAIEKAVVALHSYECPCITAWKIDKANRSYERWVKKMVK